ATCTTTCGgggatgagtcgacgtttctaaaataaatcgtgacatgacagaattttcaatttctgaaatcgggttcaatttcgtggttaatttcaaccggacgcGATTTCAGTGTAACCTAAtttatcgggtagcttttatgattttttagcgcatttgatcCGTGATCGATTATTTTTGATCCACATTGTGCATTTTCGACTCATAGGCGACTCTTGGTTgctgtgaaaatctcgagatttcaaatacatgCACAGGGTacagaaacaacaaaaaaatcggtttagtgccgtttaacgagaattttgcaattagatggaattacccacactttaattacatgcttCTGTCGAATCAatctatctccggtctctagtcaattttgatagtgtcgtattgacccttgcagattagcacagtcgagcaatcgatttctaatcgaattctcatgTCTATCACGTTTagatttcttaacggcttcacctgatagactagttattttgtgagtggccaactcaaagaaaaaggccataggcgcgttgatgaaaagcccatttcatttagtcgaaagtagggtcgaaaatcaggatgttaCATGTGGTTAGGTAACATTGCTAATTATTCTACTCTTAGAATATTTAGTTGTCTTTGTTATGTTCAAGttagtgatggtaagcttgttGGAAAAGGTGAGCAGGGTTATCGGTTGTGGTGCCTAAAATTAAATTCACCCGTTATAGTCTAGAAGTtatatttaataagtttttagtACTTCTAGCTACAAGTGATTATAGCCTAAGAAGCACTAACACTTTTCGGGAGTTTTCTTGTTATGTCGGATACTttgacacgtgtccgacacgctccaacAAATTCTAACATGCAGTCAATAGGTATAAGAAAAATCCGACGCGTGGTCAACTCATCCGACATGCAAGTTCGAAATTCCAACACGCATagggttaattttaaaaattttcaataaatatgaggtcaaaatgtaaatatgtaaaaaataaagaataataaaaataataaatgggaaaagaaagactttttgttatatttgatggtgaaatgtggattgtttttttttttttccgacttATTATTAGATGTTAGATTTAATAGTGGAATGTGgattacttatttttttcatcaagtttcatggattattggaatgaaatgtagttgaatttgttaaattgaaacaatgaataatatcgataaatgatggattaatgtttttagtgtaaattaattctcggctcttttttattttcttatttgtgaatttgaatcaaattaatttgattgaaataatcataaaagtgataatttatcatgtttatataaaaataacatttaatataaatgtgtcataacgtgtcgaattcttcatttttttgagaaatgaccgATACGTGTCGTGTTGTGTCATATTGCATTTTGGTGTCGTACTACTTAGATTATAGTAATGTTTATACGAACATgaacggtgttcagcttgaTGTGGAATTGCAACAGAAAACTCTTAAGGTAGCGGGTACTAATGAAGTAATTGACACAGATGGTACTTGTAGTAAGGTTGAGCATATATAGCTAACAATTGTTGTAACTACTGATATTGACAAGGTGCATGTGTGATCTCCTGATAGGTACAAACGCAAcaatggttttgttttatttgtgaTAGAGGAGATCATTTCAAAAAATCCTTGCAGAGCAATTAAAGTGCATGTGAAATTGGCATTTTGATGAGGTCCTCATTCATGGCAAAGTTCAAGCGAAGCTTGGAGTTAAAAAATATCTATGGCGGTGAACCCCTTGTGGGCTATGGAAGAGTTGCGgcagaatttgaattttgagtGAAACGATTATGACTTGGCTTAAATATCAagtcaaggtggagattgttaaaatatatattttgagtttgagcTTGACAGAGAAAACCCAATCCAAGATCAATTGTTATTCGTGGAGATTTGAATATTTAGAACTATATATTTTACGGATATTCGAAATCGAGTAATCGTTCAAGAAGCGGAGGTCTCTTACCGTGCATTAGAATGCGTGGCTTGGTCAATTCGATCAAGAAGTTGAAATTGGAAGTCTATCTACGACTTTCAATTCGATCTTGACTTGATCAATGTGACAgaccaagaaatcaacaaatcaacgaaaaagaggaaagtgCAGCTCAGTTGTCTCCTTCTCCAGCTAGGTGTTGACTTCTTTGACCAATCCAAATaattgtttcttcttctccGCGCCGGGGGAGTGTGGTTTCACGAATGCTTAGTCGTgggttttgtttgtgaattacATTTAAGAAGATTTAGTTTTCAAGCTAATTAAATCTTACGACTTtatgatttctttattttctatgtgtgattgagagattatttcgtaAGGAATTGATGAGCTAAATACTGCATGCATTATTGCGTATAATTAGGGCTTAAGAAACActaaaaatatttgagtaaCTCAAGTGTGTATTTTTCGTTGTGTTGTTTAATCTCTAGTAGAATTTATTGCTATTCTCTTCATAGACGTATGTCACTACAATCAAAATAAGTAAATttgatattcaaatttttttttttatctattttattatttgatcactTTCCTCCTTTGTTGGGGTCAATGTGTTATATTATCCTGCGATATTTGTGGTGGTCTATGATAGGGTAGGtcaatgcaaaaataaaattttcaggTTTAGCCAGCTTAAAAAATGAGCTTTCCGTGGACAAGAAGCAAGATCTGCTAACTACTTATTGAAGCGTTGTTGCTATCCTCGAAGTCCGCACAAGTGATCATTACTCTAGTCCTAACGCACGCATAGCCTTTTTAGAGGGAAATTGGAAAGGATTAAGCTTAGCTTATCCATCACTTGGAATGTGTGTAAACCATCGTGCTGGACTTGGATTTCAGCATGTAAGTAGCTTTTGTTGGACTGACAGAGTCACTATGTCACCTTGGACAATTTCACGACACTGAGGCGTGGCCGCTCACGGGTCCCGGGAACAAATCAGAAGAGCAAGATTACAATCACTTAGTGCAACCATCTCCTGACAATTTACgattttcaagcaaaaattCAATTAGGCAACAACGTTCATCAACTAACTCGCGTTTGGAAGAACTAGAGGAACACTATAATGAACAGAATGTAACTGCGATTACCATTTGTTACACAAAATAGTTGAATAACCACCTATGGCCGTCTACTTGATCGATGTTTACCGAGAAAGAGAACAGCTGGTCATAAAATGCATAGTGACTATTGTCATTGATTCAGCTAAAGAACTATGACAAGAAACCCAAATTTCAAGCTTTTCAATCTCATGCGGTTGGTCCAGAAATTGCTCCTCTGACGACTTCTCTGGGTGTGGATGATTCCGTGCACGAACTTCTAAAGCATGCTGAAATCTTTAATATTCTGAATTTGTTCCTGAAGTCAAAGCCGTTTTGTGATCTCAAACCTTTACTGCTTCCTGAGCTGAAAGTCACATCACTTCCTGAACGCCAGGCTGTGCCCTTCCCTGAGCTTAAAACGACTCCAGTCGCATCTCCTACGTCTCTATTTGTAGGATCATTCTCTGTCTCCTGATCACCTTCATATATTGTCTATGCAATTTCCCAAAAACCTCATATAGTAAGTATTCATGAAAAGGCACAATCATTAGATGCAGAGACAGATCTAGATTAAATATTGGGAGAGCGGAGTGGATTGGGAATTTTATTTGTGTGGTTATCTTATCTATCTAAGTTCAGACATTTTAACAAACACGTGATgggaaattaaattaaatgtcaGTCCACCTAGACAATTATCTTCTTAGGACTAGGAAGTCTAACTTCATGACTAATCTACCTAAAGGAGTAAGCAAAGTGAAAAAAGCTGTCTCTCATCACGGAGTTCTTTTTCTACAAAGGGTCGGCAAAACTTTCTGAAAGTTCTCTTTTAGATAGTATGGCGTTATCCAAATATTCAACTCGACTCATCCTATTGATGCACATAAAATGTTACCTCCGCATACTATGAATAAAGCTCTATTTCTCAATGTTTTTAGTTTATACTACGAACAGCATTCATTGTAGTCAGGGTGATAACACttgttaaaatctaataaattgCCAGATGCAAATTGGGGTTATATTCTGCTAATTCTTGTAAGAGAAGATTATCTGTAAATTAAGTGTAAACTGATGCAAAGATTGTCTTCGGTACATTGATGCCAGAGCAATGGTGCagttaatcttattttttacttttcatttatcaaTGCTAAAGTAAGTTAGATCTCAAGATCTCTGATAAATTTTCGTCCTTGAATTAAAAGATATATTTTCGTCCATGTACATTTCACAACAATATTAAACGTTTTACAATTTGTGTAGTTTTACCTAATAATAgcaatcaaattgaaattagaataaatcatttttcaaacccTTGCATTAACACACATCTACTCTATATTGTTGAAAAAGATGTCGCACCTTATCTGATTTGGATTCAAAGTTTGGTGTATCCGGAAAAATCTCCTCTTTGTATCGCTTCAAAGTGATTCCAGAAGGGTAGGTTGCAGCAGAATCTTTGATAAAGTCTCCACACCCTTGTATTTCGATGAGGCAATCATCTGGTATATTTGTGCAAGAATCATCAATCAACCTTCTCAATGACGTGCACCCTTTTACATTCAAGAATTTTAGAGACTTTAGCTCGTGAAGGCCCTCAACATTGGTAAGCACATCGCACAATAGGATTACCAATTCCTTCAGACTCTTTAAGTATGATAACCCATGTATTCTTCTCAAAGATTTGCACCCAAGCACAAAGACGAATTCCAATGATTTTGAAAGACCCACGACTTCTATTTCAACGAGCTCTGGACAAGATGACACATGCGCTCGCCGTAGCTTCCTTAATTCCAAAGGAATAGTTAATCTCTGAAGCAGTTTACAACCATAAACAGTTAAGAACTCCAATTGTGGAAGTCCATCAAGTGGAATGTCTTTTACTTCACCATAACATAACTCTAAAGAAGACAAATTTCTCAATCTCAAGCAGGAGTGGAGTAACTCTTCCCATCCAATGCTAAAGGATGCTAAATTTAATCTCAGCAGAGAGGATGGAAGCTGCACAAGGGTTTCTAGGTCTAAGTGAGACAAAGTAAGCTCTTCTAGCTGAGAAAGAGAAGCCAACTCAGGAGGTGCAGGGACGTTTAACAGATTTAACTCCAACTTCTTCAGTTTAGATAACCTCCCAATCCACCTTAAGTTGCTTATTGTGATTAGGCTTGATTTGTCTGTATTACGAGAGCCATCACTTAGTAGCAGTTCAACCAAATTGGTAAGGTTAGATAGATTAGGGACTAAGAGCAATGACTTAGATTCAAGAATTAGTGTTTTGAGGCGATGAAGCATGTTGATCGTCCTTGGAATTCTGCTAATGCGGGTATGATTTAAATTTAGGATTCTTAAATACGACAATTCTCCAATTCCAATAGGAATTTCACCTTTCATTTCATCACGCCCAGAAAGATCCAGCTCTTCAAGATTTTCCAACATGCTAATGCCACTAGGTAACTGCCACACATGATGCTTCAGAGAAGAAAATCCTTTCGATAAACATAAGACGCGTAACGATTTTAACTTTCCAATGGAGTTGGGAAGTTCCCTTATTCCCATGTCAGTTAGAAGAAATGACTCAAGTTTCACTAGTCTCTCAATGGAGTTTGGAAGTTCAGCAATCCCCGTACGAGATAAGTCTAGCTCAATCAATGAGGTAATGTTTCCAAATGAGCCTGGAAGTTCTCTCAACCTAGAACACCCCCTCAATGAGAAGCGCTTAAGCTTCACTAGTTCCCCCACTTCTTCAGGCAAATCTAAGAGACACTTGCACCATTCAACTTCTAACTCAATCAATGACTTTAGATCTCCAATGAAGCTTTCAATTCTCTCTAGCCTATTGCAGTGTGCTAGAGTCAACTTCTCTAAACCCAAGCATTTAGAGAAGTTTGGGATTGAAgttatgccatcacacccagtaagagatagaactttcaaattATGTGCTCTCTGTAAAAATGGATTGCATGTCAGTGTAAGAATGATTGCATAGCACACATTGGGACTATTAGACTAGAATTAGGATATGTAATTTACCTTGATCAAGTCCCATGCTTTCGAATCATCCGCGAAACCATTATTGTCAAGTTTAAAAACAATGAGATGATCCAAAAACATATTATCCGCCTTAAAATTCTGATGAAGAGGATGCCAAGAAAACCATCTCAATTTTGAATGACACTTTGCAAAGTCCCCAACATAGGTTCCATTGTGTAACTTGAGGAATCTTAGGTTTTGTAACCTTCCAAACTCTTCATTTGTAATCTCCATGGAGTCATGTAGTCCATCTATTTGAAGCACTTGAACCTTGTCCTTCCTCTACAAGTGAAATTTTGCAAGGATGTGAAGAAGGTTCTCAACTTCCAACCATAATGTTTTACAACTTGAATTATAGTAACAAAAAATGTTTCACAACTCAAATGGgcaagaaaaagtgaagagtaTCCTACACGAAAAGAAATCCTTAAAATGGGACGTTTTCCATTTACCTCTTCGGTTCTAATGATTTCAAGAGCCTCTTTTGCAGTCCACAACCTACTCCGCTTTCCAAGGTCACTTGGAGTTTCTCgacgaacaatttcccttccCAAAGCTAtgagttgatcatgcatccagaACTTATCATTATCCAATATCTTTATCAAGCACCTCTCAGTAAGCACTTCAATTCCTCTTAGGGGATAAAATTGACAATCGTCCCACATGTAAATTGCATCAGTCTTGTTCTCATTGGAAAAGAGGCACGCTATATCGAGAAAAATTTGTTGTTGATATTCGTCTAGGTCATCATAACTAATCCTCAACTTATCTAGAATCTCTTCCTCGGGTACATTCTTTAACCTGAGCAATGTCTCTTTCCAAAATATCTTCCGTTTCCCATTAAGTAACGAACCTATCACTTTAATAGCCAAAGGAAGCCCTCCCATACTTGAGACAACTTCACTTGAAAGCCCATAATCATCATCCAAAGGGAAGTCTCTACCAAAGGTATGTCGACTAAAAAGCTGAAATGCAAGACCATAATCCATCTTTAGCATCTCATATGGTAAAATTTCACCTTTAAATCCCTCAACTTGTAGAACAGTTGTGTTTCTCGTTGTAATAATTATTCTAGATCCGGAATGTAATGAGTTATTTCCTATAAGTTTCTTAATATGCTCTTTATTATCAACATCATCCAGGACCACAAGGACCTTCTTCGTACAGAGCATTTCTCCAATCCTCCTCATTCCTTGTTCACCATCCTTGACTTTTTTTGCGAATCCAGAACCGACAATGTCAGAcagtaatttcttttgcaactGAACTATGCCCTCTTTGGTCAACGAGCTTTCTCGGACGTCATCAAGGAAGCTTCTACAATTCCCAAAGTTGGAAGATAGTTGATTAAAGACGACCTTGGCAATAGTTGTTTTACCAATGCCACCCATTCCGTAAATTCCAATGAGCCGCACATCATGATGGTTGACATCTAATAAATCTATCAAGTCTTTTACCCGATCATCAAGTCCAAGTAAATGCTCAGTCactgatttttgttttatttccaGCCTCTCCAAAACCTTTTCAACAACCAACTTGACAATCGCTGCTTGGCTGCCATGGACATTAGTGCTTTCATTAGTTGACTAGATTAATTCATACCCATGCATCACATGTGGAATGTAAAAATTGTAACTTAAAAGGATTGAAGTACATCATATAAGATATATGAATTCACTGAACAATCAGTATAGGCTAATTTAGTACAATTGACTTGGTACGTTTCTCATGTATGAACATAGAAATTTCTGAATGACCAAAATATTGCAGATAAGCAAAATTTCAACATTTATAGCTAAGCCTAGAAAAATTTCAGCACTCTTAATAGAAGAATCTCATGAACCGAGATAACAAAGACAAATATAAAGTTATCCGCTGATTACTGCTATTCGGGGAAGACTTCAGAAGAAATTTTTGGGAAGTTTAAAAGCAGATGATGTACAGTTGAATAAGAGCAGCAATTggaggtttttattttttcttttttcaatatttttcgttaaaaaaaaatcatttgacagAGCACTGTTGTTTTCCCtaattgaaaaaggaagaagtagGCTGGGATCTTAGAAAGAGTATTACCCTTGATCCTTTTTCACATTCCATCCCTTGAGTTCATCAACCTCTACAAGAGCCTTTCTCCATGCCTTGACTTCATCTGGAAACTTGTGCGCATGTTCAAGTAAAGCATTGCTATATTGTGGAGTCTTAAGTTTAACATCCTCAGGTTCCACATCGAGAAAAATGGGAAGGATACTTTTTCTACCCTTTGACTTAGACACGTTATGTACAATTTGCGCAAGCTCACGTAGACACCATTTACTAGAAGCATAACTTTGAGAGAAGATTGGTATGTAGACTACGGAGTTGTTGATGGCACATAGAATGTTCTCACTAATCACTTCACCAACTCGGAGTTCATCTTCATCCCTGAATACGCAGACTCCCACATCCACCAAGCCATGGTAGAGGAAATCTGTAAATCCATAACGAGTGTCAGGTCCTCTAAAACTTAAGAACACTTGGTACTCACCTCCCAAAACTCGTGTGGCATCACCACTCGTTCTGGCATCTGAGTTTGCCATAGCTAGGAAGCTTACGATCTCCAGAAATCTCCCTGCCCTAGATAGAATAAAAGGTAGGTGTGGCCTGCCAAGCGAAGAAATGAGCTGAGCTTCTGGATATGAACTTGGCAATGGGTGCCAAGACCTTGAAAACTTGGCCGGCTCAttttaaagtcaaatataaTAGTTTATTTCCCACCAAACGTTCTGCATTGGCAAGTAGATACCGGTAAAGCTGTCCAAAACTTGGGCGGCTCATTTTAAAGTCAAATATGATAGTTTATTTCCCACCAAACGTTCTGCATTGGCAAGTAGATACCGGTTAAGGTAGCCTGGCCAAGCCATGAAATGAGCTGAGCTTCTGGATATGAACTAGGCAATGGGCACCAATACCTGAAAAACTTGGCTGGCTCAttttaaagtcaaatataaTAGTTTATTTCCCACCAAACGTTCTGCATTGGCAAGTAGATACCGGTAAAGATGGACACGAGGGGTGAGCGCATCCGATTCAAAAGTCCTTTCCTAAACCACTACAAAAAGCTCCGGTCTTAACGCCCTTACTACTGCTGTGCTGCCTTTCCTCAGGTTCGTAGCCCCTTAAGTCAGAGATGCGGAGTTTCTGGTGTCAGTCTTGCTTAATCTggaatcaaattaaaaaaaaaaaaaaaatcaagaggagAAGGGGAAGGATAGTGCAGTAAGACAACAAGGGCCGTGCCCCTCGTTAAGATCTTCAGCCAGAGAGTGGCCCTCGGACAAATCTGAGGCGAGGATCAGTGGCCCTCGTCGCTTCCACCTACATGTTGAAGAAGACCGAAGAGGCATCTGTGCTGGACGGCAAGGTCGTGGATGTCGCAAAGCTTCGGGACTCGGAGAAGCATGTGTACAAGGACAGCCTGTCGAAGAAGAACGAAGAGGACAATCTCCCACTTCCGCAAAAGCTTCTTGAGGATGCAATCATCCAATTATAGGCAAAactaaaaggaaataaatgcATTCTCATGAAATTCGTGAATTAATTTGGTTTATTGTGGAACGAATTCGTTTAGGCCAAA
This genomic stretch from Eucalyptus grandis isolate ANBG69807.140 chromosome 3, ASM1654582v1, whole genome shotgun sequence harbors:
- the LOC120291313 gene encoding disease resistance protein RPV1-like, with the protein product MANSDARTSGDATRVLGGEYQVFLSFRGPDTRYGFTDFLYHGLVDVGVCVFRDEDELRVGEVISENILCAINNSVVYIPIFSQSYASSKWCLRELAQIVHNVSKSKGRKSILPIFLDVEPEDVKLKTPQYSNALLEHAHKFPDEVKAWRKALVEVDELKGWNVKKDQGQAAIVKLVVEKVLERLEIKQKSVTEHLLGLDDRVKDLIDLLDVNHHDVRLIGIYGMGGIGKTTIAKVVFNQLSSNFGNCRSFLDDVRESSLTKEGIVQLQKKLLSDIVGSGFAKKVKDGEQGMRRIGEMLCTKKVLVVLDDVDNKEHIKKLIGNNSLHSGSRIIITTRNTTVLQVEGFKGEILPYEMLKMDYGLAFQLFSRHTFGRDFPLDDDYGLSSEVVSSMGGLPLAIKVIGSLLNGKRKIFWKETLLRLKNVPEEEILDKLRISYDDLDEYQQQIFLDIACLFSNENKTDAIYMWDDCQFYPLRGIEVLTERCLIKILDNDKFWMHDQLIALGREIVRRETPSDLGKRSRLWTAKEALEIIRTEERKDKVQVLQIDGLHDSMEITNEEFGRLQNLRFLKLHNGTYVGDFAKCHSKLRWFSWHPLHQNFKADNMFLDHLIVFKLDNNGFADDSKAWDLIKRAHNLKVLSLTGCDGITSIPNFSKCLGLEKLTLAHCNRLERIESFIGDLKSLIELEVEWCKCLLDLPEEVGELVKLKRFSLRGCSRLRELPGSFGNITSLIELDLSRTGIAELPNSIERLVKLESFLLTDMGIRELPNSIGKLKSLRVLCLSKGFSSLKHHVWQLPSGISMLENLEELDLSGRDEMKGEIPIGIGELSYLRILNLNHTRISRIPRTINMLHRLKTLILESKSLLLVPNLSNLTNLVELLLSDGSRNTDKSSLITISNLRWIGRLSKLKKLELNLLNVPAPPELASLSQLEELTLSHLDLETLVQLPSSLLRLNLASFSIGWEELLHSCLRLRNLSSLELCYGEVKDIPLDGLPQLEFLTVYGCKLLQRLTIPLELRKLRRAHVSSCPELVEIEVVGLSKSLEFVFVLGCKSLRRIHGLSYLKSLKELVILLCDVLTNVEGLHELKSLKFLNVKGCTSLRRLIDDSCTNIPDDCLIEIQGCGDFIKDSAATYPSGITLKRYKEEIFPDTPNFESKSDKTIYEGDQETENDPTNRDVGDATGVVLSSGKGTAWRSGSDVTFSSGSSKGLRSQNGFDFRNKFRILKISACFRSSCTESSTPREVVRGAISGPTA